The following proteins are encoded in a genomic region of Diadema setosum chromosome 10, eeDiaSeto1, whole genome shotgun sequence:
- the LOC140233935 gene encoding uncharacterized protein: MVPGALAMVPTYCDADQSKNGPESPAPYYTGWYNSDTPLDGTDNETLASVKLIDAGVCDSPIRTECRVRISQITSGAAGQDLSQDCGNASSGLVCEDAEQAPGEECFDYEIRFWCPPATDALPAPTLHWEWNGRTSASDRAPTDCTGRKKITSTIYSSSAKGPDGVLDNVTRSSLILNEAHNASRHVCVTRNDRTAMVDLGNFAGLCVTEPSCCTSGLTFSLWMNIISEPTAITTIITSGGHKLKKRGFFLRTKQGELLRVEVNFDGKRLWTPKFEEVPVTYGNWAHYTITWNTNERIFFINGVNVFDDNEIPGSLSGQESGYESLTAFGVLYQVFDPERIPNMMLSDLKIFYTEFNESQVEKLYQEEVGSLSVSSEDNVRILYNRQVSDPSDPNLLVECLARGPSQNNEPTINWYILDEDGLTWLALNQSAFNYTRYDSSVSNNYRTRSAVQLIQYTRNQSIVCEAVDKSTLAAQSEGVTATGYSYSWTQWFSTDNPNGTGDIESIISLHQETCEEPTDIECRAKYTQVPANATMQLLAVACTLEGGLACVNSQQSSGDNFTCFDYEVRLLCPQEPLYWTEWFDVDQDESDGQNEEFSTHLQLSNTTLCSAPLFAQCREVGSKVIWTPTANRLSYPYVCTTDGLVCLTAENSGCHDYEVRYACPYNEVKSSGEYWDLSGRTSVDGPDPGDCSTHTTNMVYSNTGRASTSNPGLSYTDAPAQMSQKCAVKTSGTAGIDLGDFSGECLSKIGWCRDGMTVSMWLRQFTDASGGDVVLFGSGGERISGDAYGYDASNGFIFSQMSTQNYVVNFRSDNLVRTIPEFSAELSNGEWHHVTLTFDDVTGGNVYIDGELKGSTDAPVEEFNGQDSLSNFILGSSNQDTNFADAAYSDVRFFYTTLSGDEVASLYYCGVTTMEPEVLSITRISGYCDADLVLTCDVKGYPITDIVWSRTQSITPPMTVEVLSDGSDDIEITNQRSACVTTSSLRVTGFALWPLANGTTFGASLSASVDEYDVMTEIPMAGSLVSTLIINSTDSSRFDGTYTCTAACGYQQVSNSTNVQYVDAFNLTHIMGYYDDTLLFYWMECALSFVGPTPHVVWVKPNGGEVVDGDGDYNLTLTVTNQSLVAGLTIDSTNYALYDGTYTCKVVSGYRKKYYDVTVEYVHTLPKPSVNGHYNFTHLFYWMECTLTFTGVQPTVVWTTPEGANVTTSAGDYDLTLDMKSDSIVSVLKIQSTNYSLCDGTYTCKAVRGLQTVESNVTVEYAYTGDLFINVTQGFTLGDDVRVTCSALDGESVSDITWSKMNDQSHFTPVTQNDIIKVTEVRGQGEFTSYLHISLFSRLDEGTYKCAVNGGSNARRITVTAPADLCQSLLQLQALQAD, translated from the exons ATGGTACCCGGAGCTCTGGCCATGGTACCCACCTACTGCGACGCTG ATCAGTCTAAAAATGGCCCCGAATCACCGGCGCCCTACTACACGGGATGGTATAATTCGGATACTCCTTTAGACGGTACCGACAATGAAACCTTGGCGTCCGTGAAGTTG ATTGATGCGGGCGTGTGCGACTCGCCGATCCGGACGGAATGCCGGGTGCGTATCTCACAGATAACTTCGGGAGCAGCAGGCCAAGATTTATCTCAAGACTGCGGCAATGCATCGAGCGGGCTCGTGTGCGAGGATGCAGAGCAGGCGCCCGGAGAAGAGTGCTTCGACTACGAGATCAGATTTTGGTGTCCTCCGGCGACAG ACGCTCTCCCAGCTCCGACTCTGCACTGGGAGTGGAACGGTCGGACCTCGGCGTCAGACAGGGCTCCAACTGACTGCACAGGCCGCAAGAAGATCACATCTACCATTTATAGCAGCTCCGCCAAAGGTCCCGATGGAGTCCTCGACAACGTGACGAGAAGCTCGCTGATCCTGAACGAGGCGCATAACGCCTCGAGACACGTTTGCGTCACCCGTAACGACAGGACCGCCATGGTCGACCTGGGGAACTTTGCCGGTCTCTGCGTGACAGAACCGAGCTGTTGCACATCC GGCCTCACCTTCAGTCTGTGGATGAACATCATCAGCGAGCCGACTGCTATTACGACTATTATTACTTCCGGTGGTCATAAACTGAAAAAGCGTGGATTTTTCCTGAGGA CTAAGCAAGGCGAGCTTCTCCGCGTGGAAGTTAACTTTGATGGAAAGAGACTTTGGACGCCCAAGTTTGAGGAAGTTCCAGTGACTTACGGAAACTGGGCACACTACACCATCACCTGGAACACCAATGAGAGAATCTTCTTCATCAACGGAGTAAATGTGTTCGACGACAACGAAATACCTGGCTCTCTTTCTGGCCAGGAAAGTGGTTACGAGTCGCTGACTGCATTCGGAGTTCTTTACCAAGTGTTCGACCCAGAAAGAATTCCAAACATGATGCTCAGTGATCTCAAGATATTTTACACGGAATTCAACGAATCTCAGGTCGAAAAGCTATACCAGGAGGAGGTTGGCT CACTCTCCGTCAGTTCCGAAGACAATGTCCGCATCCTGTACAATCGCCAGGTCAGTGACCCCTCTGACCCGAACCTCCTTGTTGAATGTCTGGCGAGGGGGCCGTCGCAGAACAACGAACCGACCATCAACTGGTACATACTGGATGAGGACGGTTTAACCTGGTTAGCGCTGAATCAATCCGCTTTTAACTACACGCGGTACGACAGCAGCGTGTCCAACAACTACAGAACACGATCTGCCGTTCAGCTGATTCAGTATACCCGGAACCAATCAATTGTCTGTGAGGCGGTTGACAAATCAACGCTAGCGGCCCAGTCTGAAGGTGTCACAGCTACAG GTTACTCGTATTCGTGGACCCAATGGTTCAGCACAGACAATCCAAATGGTACTGGTGACATCGAAAGTATCATTTCCCTGCATCAG GAAACCTGCGAAGAGCCGACAGACATCGAGTGCCGAGCGAAGTACACTCAGGTTCCCGCCAATGCCACAATGCAACTTCTCGCTGTCGCTTGCACGTTAGAGGGCGGGCTTGCGTGCGTCAATTCCCAACAGAGCTCCGGTGATAATTTCACCTGTTTCGACTATGAAGTGCGACTACTGTGTCCACAAG AACCTTTGTACTGGACGGAATGGTTCGATGTGGACCAAGATGAGAGCGACGGACAAAATGAGGAATTTTCAACTCACCTTCAACTc AGTAACACAACGCTATGCTCGGCTCCCCTCTTCGCCCAGTGTCGggaagtggggtcaaaggtcatctgGACGCCTACCGCAAATCGTCTCTCTTATCCTTACGTCTGTACGACCGACGGACTCGTGTGTCTTACGGCAGAAAACAGTGGTTGCCATGACTACGAGGTCCGCTATGCCTGTCCTTACAACGAag TGAAGTCCTCCGGTGAATACTGGGATCTCAGCGGCCGAACCTCCGTCGACGGCCCTGACCCTGGCGACTGCTCGACCCACACCACCAACATGGTATATTCTAACACAGGAAGAGCTAGCACGAGTAACCCCGGCTTGAGCTACACCGACGCCCCTGCGCAG ATGAGCCAGAAATGCGCCGTGAAAACCAGCGGCACGGCAGGCATCGACCTCGGAGATTTCTCCGGCGAGTGTTTGTCGAAGATCGGCTGGTGTCGTGACGGCATGACTGTATCCATGTGGCTTCGGCAGTTCACCGATGCTAGCGGAGGAGACGTGGTGCTCTTCGGCAGTGGCGGGGAAAGAATCTCGGGCGATGCGTACGGCTACGACGCATCGAACGGATTCATCTTCTCTCAAATGAGTACGCAG AATTACGTCGTGAACTTTAGGAGCGACAACCTTGTGAGGACCATACCCGAGTTCAGCGCCGAGCTTTCGAACGGAGAATGGCACCACGTGACCCTCACGTTCGATGACGTCACAGGTGGCAACGTTTACATCGACGGTGAACTTAAAG GTAGCACGGATGCACCAGTGGAGGAATTTAATGGTCAAGACAGTCTCAGTAACTTCATTCTCGGCTCATCGAATCAAGATACAAACTTTGCCGACGCGGCCTACAGCGACGTGAGGTTCTTCTATACAACACTCTCTGGAGACGAGGTTGCGTCACTCTATTACTGCGGCGTGACGA CCATGGAGCCCGAGGTTTTATCCATTACACGAATAAGTGGCTACTGCGACGCAGACCTTGTACTGACTTGTGATGTCAAAGGTTATCCCATAACTGACATCGTGTGGTCACGGACTCAGAGCATCACTCCGCCAATGACCGTCGAGGTTCTATCCGATGGCTCTGACGACATCGAGATAACCAATCAGAGGTCGGCTTGTGTCACAACCTCCAGTCTACGCGTGACCGGATTCGCCCTTTGGCCACTGGCTAATGGGACGACTTTC GGCGCTAGCCTATCGGCGTCAGTGGATGAGTATGACGTGATGACGGAAATTCCAATGGCAGGCAGTTTGGTGTCGACGTTGATCATCAATTCCACTGACTCTTCTCGCTTTGACGGAACATACACCTGTACAGCGGCGTGTGGATACCAGCAGGTGTCGAACAGCACCAACGTCCAATATG TGGACGCCTTTAATCTGACACACATCATGGGATACTATGACGACACTCTCCTGTTTTATTGGATGGAATGCGCGTTGTCCTTCGTGGGTCCCACACCACACGTCGTCTGGGTGAAACCGAATGGCGGTGAGGTAGTGGATGGAGATGGAGACTACAACCTCACACTAACAGTGACCAATCAGAGCTTGGTGGCGGGCCTGACAATCGACTCAACGAACTACGCCCTCTACGATGGCACATACACATGTAAAGTGGTGTCGGGATATCGGAAGAAATATTATGACGTCACGGTCGAGTATG TTCACACACTACCTAAGCCAAGCGTAAATGGGCACTACAACTTTACCCATCTGTTTTACTGGATGGAGTGCACCCTCACCTTCACAGGTGTCCAGCCCACTGTCGTGTGGACAACACCAGAGGGCGCTAACGTGACGACGAGTGCGGGCGACTACGACCTGACGCTCGACATGAAGAGCGACAGTATCGTTTCTGTGTTGAAGATCCAGTCTACAAATTATAGCCTCTGTGATGGAACTTATACCTGTAAGGCCGTACGCGGACTGCAGACAGTCGAAAGTAACGTCACCGTAGAGTATG CTTATACGGGCGACCTGTTCATCAACGTAACACAAGGTTTTACTCTTGGTGATGACGTACGTGTCACGTGTTCAGCGCTCGACGGGGAGTCTGTGAGTGACATAACATGGTCCAAGATGAATGATCAAT CTCACTTCACTCCAGTCAcacaaaatgacatcatcaaagtgaccgaggtcagaggtcaaggggAGTTCACGAGTTATCTTCACATCTCGCTGTTCTCCCGGCTGGACGAGGGGACGTACAAGTGCGCCGTGAACGGAGGGTCCAATGCGCGACGGATAACAGTCACTGCCCCCGCAG ATCTATGTCAATCGCTGCTGCAGCTGCAAGCTCTTCAAGCTGATTGA
- the LOC140233671 gene encoding NADH dehydrogenase [ubiquinone] iron-sulfur protein 5-like translates to MPLFRIYEFDKYYTTHQGVDYGGLPDPKCKNYEADFLRCAAKIGALRAEKECSIEIEDFRECVTGSKRLDRIRTIMKRRDQLVKEGKYTPPPKQN, encoded by the exons ATGCCGCTGTTCAGGATTTACGAGTTTGACAAGTACTATACCACACATCAGGGTGTAGACTACGGAGGGCTGCCTGATCCCAAGTGCAAGAACTACGAAGCAGACTTCCTCAGGTGTGCGGCCAAAATCGGGGCGCTGCGGGCCGAGAAGGAGTGCAGTATAGAGATCGAAGACTTCCGAGAATGCGTGACGGGATCGAAGAGG TTGGACAGGATAAGGACCATCATGAAACGTCGAGACCAGCTTGTCAAGGAAGGGAAATACACACCGCCTCCgaaacaaaattga